TTTTCTCCTACTAGTACCCAAAAAACAGAGTATTCATACTGGCTGGTACTACATCAGTTTGATCCCCTCTTTATTTTACATGGCTCAAATTTCAAACTTTGAGGCTTTTAAATGAGAGATATCCTCTACGGAAGCAGCGAAGCATTCGTGGATGGTTATTTGGTCAGGTAACTGTACAACTAAATGTGGAGTGTTCTATAGTAGCAGAATTCACTAAAACTTCAATCAAAGCGTCACTTGCTTCATATTGCAGTGGTCATGTGCCTGGATTGTTTTAAGGCAGATGTATGACGTATAATATGTAGCCTGATGGTTTCAAGGCACGACAGGTTCTGTGCCATGTTGATACAGTACTGCGGCACCAGTAATGTATGATGTATCAACCCTAATATGAAACAAAGAAAACTAAGCAAGACAAAAAATCATCTGAACCTTTTAAAGGCAAATAACCCAACTCAAAGCTACTCGTCGCCTTTCGAGATTCAGTGCCAAAGCCCATACAGCGAGCAAGAGAATTCTACAGCAATTTCTCAGCAGTTTTTACTGAATATTTCCAGGTTTCAGAACCAGCAGGAAAGCCATCAGCATAGAAGATTTCAGTAACATCAAGTTATTTATGAGTGGCAAGCCAAGTGTTACAATGATGTGTTGACTAAACTAATGAATCGCCATCCAGTTGGTGAAGGACGGCCGGCTTTCGTCGCCATCACCCATCAAATAAGGTAAGCTTGGTAACTACTCCAGGAGTCTGGCAGAGTCCTGCCGAAGTTCCTGGGGAAATTACAATTGCCCTTCTGGCCCTGACAACAAGGACATTATGCCAAACAACAGGAATAGCACCCCGCTCGACAATTCAACCTGAAACGAGATAAGCATCGTGTTAGATGTGAAGGCATTTGAGTTGTTCAGAGGGAGCACGCGAAACAGGCTTCGGACAGCAGTTCTTACCATCTTCTCGGATATCTGAGAGGCCAGGCTCTTCCCTCCCATCACGGCAGCGGTAGTGCAGAGTGCTTGAGCTCTGAGCACAATACAAGAGAGGTTCTGTCAGCAACACAGAGTGAACCATTTCTAAAGACTGTACAAAAGAAGCAGCCCTCACATGATTCCCCCGATGACGACACCGAATGGGTTTTCATCAGCAGCCAAGCCAATTGTAGCAATCTGAGAAGCAAAAGGGTAAGGAATATACCAGATCATCTAACAATAACATCAAAGTTGCTTTGGAAGGGGGCGAATAGAACAGTCTTTGTGTGCAACTTACCTGGCTCTTGTCACCCCACTCACCAAAGAAAGTGATGGAAAATGCCTACAGCACACAAATGAATGGACATGTAAATGTCAAGATGGAACCACAAGCACCATAACTGTCTGCCATTTCCATAGATCAGTAGTTGTCTAGTTGATACCTTTATAAAAATTGGCGAGAAGAACTGCATGAGAAATGGCCTTTGCTTTTTCTTTGTATCTTCAGTTGCCTAATATGTGAAGAATATTTGAGTTGCACGTCCAGGTAAACATACAAAGAAGAATTAATATGTGATGCTCCGTGAGCTCATATTAAAAGTCGGCAAAGCCCAAAAGAGGTCTGGAGCATGTGCTCCGGACGCAAAGCCACAAACAAACAAAATTCTCGTCCTTTAAAAAATCTCATGTGTTGATGACTGAGTATTTATTATGCACTAATTTCAAGTTTAGTGCAAACTTTTGGATTCTTGTGGCCTGTGCATTAAAAACAAACTTAAACACCCAAAAATAAGTTTTTTCTAGCTACTCAATCTTGTCTTTATCATCATGCAAACTATAATCGACACATTTCACACGAGATCTTCCAGATATACAGTTAATTCTAGTACCTACATGCAATATGCGAGGGGGGGAAATTGGATCTCCTGAACTAAAGAGAGCACATAGCCCAGGTGCACAAAATCCACGCCCAAAGAAAGGATAGTAACTTGTCAAAAAGAAAGAGAATGTAGCGAAAAAGCAAGTTTCCACTCACCCCTCAGTAAGCAGGTTCTCAAAACTGTGTTTCTGCTAAAACAAAATTAATAGTTCACACAAATAAGAAATAACAAAAAGGGATATACATGGAGGTGGAATTTTCATTTTTGTATTTTTTACCAATATAATATGAAAATCATATACTCGGTATAACTTGGGGCAAGCAACAACAATTGCATTCGCACATTAGAATTGACAATGTTTAACATTTCCCAAGATAAATGAAAATATCTGGAGACCAGAAATCATTCTTCTGACTGCTGAAAGGGAAAAGGTGTTTTGCATTTTATCTAATGACATCTACATTTTGAGTGTGAAAATGGAGAAGGCCACAAAAATTTGCCAACATTCCGATATAAGAAAAAGATGATCTAAATGGGCAGGTCACACATGCGCTGAGCCACTGACCTTTGATTTATTTTTCGATTCCCCTTTGTTAGTCTTAAAGTCCGCATCCTGAAAATTTGGCAGAAGTTGGCTATAAGCTACTTGACCTACAGTTCAATAGGACGTAAGGTAAGAATGAAATTTGCAAACCAGCTTTGCTTCCAATTCAGCCAGATCTTCTGACTCTCTGCGATAAAAGTTAGTGAGTTAGTGAAATCATTCACTAAAATGCCAATCACATAAAGCAACTACATAGTAAACCAACTAaaaagcaaacaagcaatcaagcaagatCAATACCCTTCTTCTTTGAAGCCTTCCCACAATGACCAGATGCCAAACACAAAGAACAGCAGAGTGGTGATATGATGAGTCCATTTACGTGATATCTGCTCGAACAAAGAACACGTTAACTGTGCTTTCTTGCAAGGTAACCCTTTAAGCAGAAAATCTTGGCCTATCATCATCACAACAAGACAGTTGAGGGAAAAGGGATGGTGGTAACATCCACCAGCAGGTTCAGAGGAAGCACACCATTGGTCCAACAAATACACGTATGAGGATTGTAATAACTGATATTGCAAGATTTATTGTGAAGCTATAATCAGGACAAGGGTTCCAAATGTGATTCTCCATGCTCAAACGAAAAACAAAACAATTCCATCAAGTATTGGCATTGGATAGAGCTTAGCATAATTTCAATAATAAGTTCCTCTGAATGGGTTTGTTCTTTTCTGCCTGGTTGCTTGCTGTTCAGATATACTAACCACCACCACAGTGTCAAAGCAACTATTACAGAATATAGGTATCGTACACAGAAGCCTTTGGACACACTAAGGTGAATATGCAAATGAAAACATATATACCAGATTTGGTGCAGCCCAGCCGAGAGAAGCAGATAAAGCGGTCATCACCTAGAATTTTGAACTGGATCAGTCAAGCAGAAAAAACAGGCCATTACATTAGATTAGAGCGTTCGTAAAGATCCTCACTGTTAACGCCGATAGACAGCCAGCAAGGACGAGCTTCCGGGGATGGCGCATGGCCAGAATCTTGTAGAAGGTAAATGGAAAACATGGTGAGCCAAGACATGAAGAAACACACAAAACAGAAACAGAGCAGAGTAAaaagaaaagaggaaggaaaatctCTGTAGAAGTGGGGAATGACCGTCAGTGTATCTCTAAAGAGGACTGACTATGTTTGTCCTGCTACTCCAGGCCCTGGCTCAAACACATCAATCATTCTAAAGGTTTACCCTGGTCAGGTGGTGAAACAGTTTTCGGTGGGAAAGGACGGACGAGCATGCATCCATCTTGTGACCAAAAACTAGCAACAGTCCAAGGGAAGTGGAGGTGCGGCTAGCAGAATCGGGAAGCGCAGCAAGCAGGCCCGGAGTCAATCAAAACAAAGAAAAGGACAAGAGACGCCTCTTTATGCGTGTAAACCATGTGCGGCGAGCTGAAGGTAGTACTAGCAGTAGCAGGCTGATTCATCATCCAAGAAAACAGCCAGCCGATTCCAGTAACAGAGGAACGGAAAACCGAGCTGGTAGTACTCCTAATCCTCTGCTTTTTTCCAAGTCGGGTAGAAAAAGGAGCAGATGAGATGACCCGTGCTGCTGCTAATCTCAGCTAAGATCTACTCGCTGTTGGCGAGCTGATCCGAGCTAATAATCCAGGAATTGGGTCAGCGCTTGGCGGAAATCTGCAGCTGCTGCCGCGTGACTCCCTCCTCCACCAGTCCCCTGAGTCCCCTGACCCAACAGAGCGACGGCGGCATATCGTCGAACAGGCTGCTCGCGCAGGAAAATTTCCACGAGTCGCAGGAAAGTGATTGGTTGGTTGGTTTGCGGGGAGGGGATGGGAGGGGAGGTGGGGGTaccgcggcggcgaagaaggtcTTGTCGCCGACCTCGGAGAGCACGGTCATGGCCAGCGACTTGGTGAGCCCCTGCAGCAGGAAGGAACCACAAAAACAAGGTCAATTCAGCAACACCCGCCTGCCTGCCTTCCTGCggaggaagagagagggggagggagctgACCCCGAGCAGAGAcggcgacatggcggcggcggcggcggcggcggagggagggggcGCCGATTCCGATCTCGGGGGGCGAGGAGAGGAGGTGCTGCGTGGGCTCGGGAGGGACGGACGGAGGCAGTGATAAAAGAGGGAAGGAAGGGGTGTGCTGCTTTCGTGCGTCAACTCATGGTTGGCTCCccatctcaaaaaaaaaagaaacagtttgtctaattcacatctatgTCACATCTAAATGTGTTCTAGACAGAACTAAAGAAAAAATATATACCGATGGTTGGCATATGGCGGCCGCATTTGTGCTCCTTTCTTTCTTTTCTCGGCGGTTTATTCTATTCTATTCTATTCTATAGAAATAAAACTTCCAATCGATTCAACATCATTATCATGGTAGTACAACAAAAACCTAAAACACCCCTAAAAAAGCCCTGAAATGATAAAAATTGCATCCAGATCTGTAAAgcacctagcgacgactacgagCACTGCAACGGGCCGAAGGTGcctcgccgtcatcgcccctccctcatgcgaagccgggcaaaacttgttttGACAGACGGTCAAAAAACCGTCGTGCTAAGACAACATAGCATCAGCGCACGAAAACAGAAACCTCCGCTCACAAGAGAAACATGGATCAAAAGGATCCCAACCTGAAGACACACTGAGGTATACGAACGAGGCTGGATCCGAGCGGATCCACCAAAGAAGACCACCGATCGAATTCTACGAGATCCGCTAGAGACACACATTCACACGCCCTCCGAGGATGTTAAACGCGCCTCCGGCACGCAGAACTTTACTCCATCTTTAAGAAGCTGCCGTCGTTTCGTCTTCTTAAACAGGGCACAAGACCTTAGCAAAATTCAAAAAACATACCAAAGCAAAAgagaaaactttgtttttgccactctagcttttacctactttgcttatgccactctataATTTAACATATCACTTCTGCCACTCTTggtttttgacaatacatcacaaatgtcaTTCCATGGCAAAAGCAATAACTTTTTATTTCACTTTCGTCACTCTTAAATTTTGACAATGTAGTACAATTGTCACTCTAGAATTATtacttttgccacggaatggcaattgtgatatattgtcaaaaactaagaatgataaaagtgaaatgtcaagtttgagagtggcataagcaaaatgATCAAAAGCTAAAGTGGCAAAAATAAAAATTCCTTAAAACAAGACCCTTTCACTGAAAGAGTTGAGATCTATCGTGCCCCATGGCCGTGAGGCTACAAGAGACATGGTAGATCGGCGGCGAAAGGCATAAACGCCTGTTCGCTTGGaggagaggcgaaggggcaagttgAGTTCTTTTATTATTTCAGTTCCATGCATACTCTCGCATATGGACCGTTTCTCTCCCCCAACAACAGCATATGCGCTGCTACGTTCCGTTTTGTTATTTCTCTATTCTTACCACGTTAATGATTGAGATCTAGCTAGCTAGGGcgggcaaaagaaaagaaaagaaaacgtaaTATGATAGAGACGAAAAGCATCCAAAACACAGATCGCACAAGGCTGCATATGCATCTTATTCCCCATTTGCGTTGCATGTGCCCACCTTCGATCCACCTGCCCCGTCCAAAGAAATGCTTTTGAATCGGATTCCCTGGCCACAAGAGGGAACGGCTTGTTCTCCTGCGGATTTGTTTTAGATTGTGCTACTCGGAACAGAGTGCGGCGGAGAGCGACCGAGCCAAAAagactatgtactccctccgtcccataataatataaaagtgtttttgACACTTTTATGTAGaagtattatgggacggagggagtatgtggtaGTACAAGCAAAAGATCACGGCACTGCCCAGATACATGGTATATGTCATTGTCACGATTCATAATACCATAATACAGTATCATATACTAATAGATAGAATATCAGAGACAAACAATGTGAACACATTTACCAAGAATGTGGTAGATGCTGATGACGCATCGCAATACGTGTATGTCATGGTGACAAAAGGTTAAAATAAATAATGTCACAGCTTTTTTACCATCGACATGACGAGTATGCCAGCTCAGATAGCATACACATGACGCACAGCAGTGCGTGTATTATgtcataaataaataaacagaGCAAGGATTGATAATGCCATACTTCCGTCATCGACGTCGGATACTCCAGTTGAGATTATAATACcaacgacgatgacgatggcgatgccgacgtgccctgcaaaaacaaatggGTGACGCTGTGCAGTGTGGGGGTTCGATTGCTTGTTGTCTTGCGGCTATCGGTTTAAAAGTCAATCCATGATGCACACACGTtacagaaaaaaaacaaaacagaaattgTAGTTTTGAATTTGATGAAGTGGACGGGAAGTTTTGAAAGAGAACACCACACATTTGCACCAAGCTCCATGATGGCAGCATGGCTCTGTTGGTTCCGTCCGGTATTTCAAAAACATCACGGTGGCCTCGTCATCTAGACCACCATTTGTCGTTTTTGCGCCAAGACATTTTGAACTTTTATTCTGTTATTATCTCACGATAGTGGAACCCGATCCCAATGGAATCGTATGGGAGAAAAAATATGATTCAAGTGGCGCAATCTCCGCCGTCATCCGTGTCTGAACCCAGGTTCGTCGGCACTCGATGAACAATAAATTAAGAAAAGGTAAACAAATTCTGAAACTCTTTGACATCGAAGATGCTCAAGTGGGCAGAAGAGTGCAAATTTTCACGGTGTTCGGACATTTGAGGACATCTAGGTAAAAAAAAACAAAGTTTCTTTTAAGGTTCCTTTCACGgtcaaattttgtttttttctgtcACCGCCTTCTCAAATGTCCAGACACCATGAATGTTTGCATGCACATGACGCATTCGAGCATCTTAGatgccaatttttttttttgaatttgttgttCGTTCACAGGTGCAGATGCACCTAGGCAACGGACCGCCGCGCTCCAATCTCGGCCTTGACTTTGTGAGAGTTGCTAAACACACTTCAAAATTCTCAAACAACGATGGAGAAGTGATCTAAGCATAATATCTCAAAGTAAGCCTCCTAAATAGTATTACTGTTTCATAATATTGACCTATCTGACTCAAGCCCACATAACTAAACAAAACAATACTTAGGCcttctttggtttgtaggatttttatatgaattctataggataggatttgcaaaggaaaaatttctttgaagccctttggtttgtaggaatgaattCCTAtccctatgtaggataggaatcaatccttcatgtTTTGAAGGGAAAAAACATTaacctagactcaatgaaaaaaaatcCTATCATATGCACCAAATGGTATCTTTTTCTTTATAGGAATTGACatacatgtcatctcacttcctatgattttcctattcctataaaattcctatcctatgaaccaaagaaggcctgcGTTCCGATGGGTTGTTCCACGAGAATTTGAACACACCTGGGGTTATGCTATAGTCAATTACagcaaaattattattattaactCGTAATAACAAACTATATACACTCGATCGAATAATATATATATTTCAGAACCCGCACGAAGGGAAGAAgatcatgggcaatatgactaaccGCACACCCATTAATCCGTGCGTCTTGATAGAATGAAAATGTTTGGTCTTTTCGGTTTGTTCGGTTCAAAGACCAAGATTGGAGAAAGTGAAGCTATAATGTCCCACGAGTCAATACGAGAAATTGATATATCATACCGCGACTAAAATTTTCTTTAACTAAAGGAGATACTCAACACAACAAGAAGGCTGAATTAGGAAGCTAGAACCAAATACCAACATTAGCATATGTTGAAAGCAAGCGAAAAGATGCGCTGCTGTTTCGTAGTAGTGGAGCCGATATTTTGTTGCAAGTTTGTCTACTGCCTCCATGTCCAGCTTTTCTATTATTTGTGGTCGTTGACATTTTATCTCATGTATGGAATCATAGAAGGGTGGCACTGAAAAATATTTTAGAAAATCGGTGTCATCCGATTTGTTGGTGTTGTGTCAGCTCGTTTGTTAAAACTGAGCTGCTTGCTTGGTTGACAATGTGCAAGCTGCCGTTTTCTTGCCTGCCTGCTGGTGGATATCCGCAGCTCCACACACACATCGTCTTATGTCAGCTTCGGCGCATCTCGTTGACCATTTCTAACCCCGGACGCAGTAGATTTTAATTTGCTTCTACATTACTAcaccctctgttcacaaatataaaatATTTCTCTGGATCGAATGTATGTAAACACGGACattttttagtgtgtttgttcactcattttagctcgtatatagttcatattaaaatattCAAAGCATCTTATATTCTGAATGAAGGGTGTACTAGGGATAGGGAGTATACTACTTAAGTTTTTTCTTTGGAGATTTGAGTATACTACTTAAGTTTTTTTTTAATACAGTACAGACGCgggcgcatacactcatccctatgaatgcacacatgcacaccctatccATATgtgcacctccgagagactgagccggcaattgttgggaaacgtagtaatttcaaaaaaattcttacgcacacgcaagatcatggtgatgcatagcaacgagaggagagagtgttgtccacgtaccctcgtagaccgaaagcggaagcgttataacaacgcggttgatgtagtcgtacgtcttcacgatccgaccgatccaagtatcgaacgcacggcacctccgagttcagcacacgttcagctcgatgacgtccctcgaactcacgatccagcagagcttcgagggagagttccgtcagcacaacggcgtgatgatggtgatgatgatgctaccgacgcagggcttcgcctaagcaccactatgatatgaccgaggtggattatggtggaggggggcaccgcacacggctaaaagattaacttgtcaacttgtgtgtctatggggtgcccccctccccgtatataaaggagtggaggaggggaggggccggccctctctatggcgtgccctaggggagtcctactcccatcgggagtaggattcccccccttccctagttggagtaggagaggaagggaaggaggagtaggagataaggaaaaaggggggccgccaccccccaaacctattccaattcggccGCCTGCCCAAGGGGgatgcaccagccccttgtgggctggtgtgcttccttcttatggcccataaggcccataacttctcccggggggttccggtaacctcccggtactccaaaaaaatggTCGaaccactcggaacatttccgatgtccgaatatagccttccaatatatcgatctttatgtctcagccatttcgagactcctcgtcatgtccgtgatctcatacgggactctgaacaacctttggtacatcaaatcacataaactcataatactgatcgtcaccaaacgtcaagcgtgcggaccctacggggtcgagaactatgtagacatgaccgagacatgtctccggttaataaccaatagcggaacctggatgctcatattggctcctacatattctacgaagatctttatcggtcaaaccgcataacaacatacgttgttccctttgtcatcggtatgttacttgcccgagattcgatcgtcggtatctcaatacctagttcaatctcgttacaggcaagtctctttactcgttccgtaatgcatcatcccgcaactaactcattagttacattgtttgcaaggcttatagtgatgtgcattaccgagagggcccagagatacctctccgacaatcggagtgacaaatcctaatgttgatatatgccaactcaacaagtaccatcagagacacctgtagagcacctttataatcacccagttacgttgtgacgtttggtagcacacaaagtgttcctccggtattcgggggttgcataatctcatagtcataggaacatgtataagtcatgaagaaagtaatagcaacatactaaacgatcaagtgctaagctaacgaaatgggtcaagtcaatcacatcattctctaatgatgtgatcctgttaatcaaatgacaactcatgtctatggctaggaaacttaaccatctttgattcaacgagctagtcaagtagaggcatactagtgacactctgtttgtctatgtattcacacatgtactaagtttccggttaatacaattctagcacgaataataaacatttatcatgatataaggaaatataaataacaactttattattgcctctagggcatatttccttcagtctcccacttgcactggagtcaataatctagttcacatcaccatgtgatttaacaccaataattaaCATCACCAtatgatta
The sequence above is drawn from the Triticum aestivum cultivar Chinese Spring chromosome 7A, IWGSC CS RefSeq v2.1, whole genome shotgun sequence genome and encodes:
- the LOC123149160 gene encoding GDT1-like protein 5, producing MSPSLLGGLTKSLAMTVLSEVGDKTFFAAAILAMRHPRKLVLAGCLSALTVMTALSASLGWAAPNLISRKWTHHITTLLFFVFGIWSLWEGFKEEGESEDLAELEAKLDADFKTNKGESKNKSKATEDTKKKQRPFLMQFFSPIFIKAFSITFFGEWGDKSQIATIGLAADENPFGVVIGGIIAQALCTTAAVMGGKSLASQISEKMVELSSGVLFLLFGIMSLLSGPEGQL